A genomic segment from Corylus avellana chromosome ca5, CavTom2PMs-1.0 encodes:
- the LOC132181166 gene encoding agamous-like MADS-box protein MADS1, which produces MAFSDQTPEGSSQRKMGRGKIEIKRIENTTNRQVTFCKRRNGLLKKAYELSVLCDAEIALIVFSNRGRLYEYANSSVRTTIDRYKKACIEPSNSESVSEANAQFYQQEASKLRRQIRETQNLNRHILGEALSSMTLKELKNLEVKLEKGISRIRSKKNEMLCADIEFMQKREVELQNQNNYLRAKIAENERAQQEQTTSMMPETAYESTSSQAYDRNYLPINLLESNHYSCADQTALQLV; this is translated from the exons ATGGCGTTTTCCGATCAAACACCGGAGGGATCTTCGCAGAGAAAAATGGGGAgaggcaaaattgaaataaagagGATCGAAAACACCACAAATCGGCAAGTCACCTTTTGCAAGCGCCGCAACGGGTTACTGAAAAAAGCCTATGAATTATCTGTTCTTTGCGATGCTGAAATTGCACTCATCGTCTTCTCCAACCGTGGCCGCCTCTATGAGTATGCTAACAGCAG TGTCAGAACAACAATTGACAGGTACAAGAAAGCATGTATTGAACCCTCAAATTCGGAATCTGTTTCTGAAGCTAATGCACAG TTTTACCAGCAAGAGGCATCCAAACTTCGAAGACAGATCCGGGAAACCCAAAATCTGAACAG GCATATTCTGGGTGAAGCTCTTAGCAGTATGACCTTGAAAGAACTCAAGAACCTGGAGGTAAAATTGGAGAAAGGAATCAGCAGAATTAGATCCAAAAAG AATGAAATGCTATGTGCTGACATCGAGTTCATGCAAAAGAGG GAGGTTGAGCtgcaaaatcaaaacaattatCTGCGAGCAAag ATAGCTGAAAATGAGAGAGCACAACAGGAGCAAACGACAAGCATGATGCCAGAAACCGCGTATGAGTCTACGTCTTCACAAGCATACGATCGGAACTACCTCCCTATAAACCTTCTGGAATCCAACCACTACTCCTGCGCAGACCAGACAGCTCTCCAACTTGTCTAG